The Streptomyces avermitilis MA-4680 = NBRC 14893 genome contains a region encoding:
- the glgB gene encoding 1,4-alpha-glucan branching enzyme, with product MIPRPPSDDRANQNGDGSKKTGAKKTGAKKAAAAKKTAGKKATPAAKATAAKGAVTKKTGKGKATAKKAVADKAAAKATVPQQAVPKQAVSKRAVSKKAVPRKAVVKAALDIPEAPVSPAVAPDDRDRLLSGTHHAPHSVLGAHPVPGGVAFRVLRPYALSVTVVTDDLRTELHDDGAGFFTGLLPLRAVPDYRLHVAYEGTVHETEDAYRFLPALGELDLHLINEGRHEELWTALGAEPMTHQGVPGTRFTVWAPNARGVRLAGTFNFWDATAFPLRSLGSSGVWELFVPGVGEGELYKFEITRPDGSKTLRADPVARRTEAPPRTSSIVHASHYAWADEAWMAARGERPVHESPFSVYEVHLPSWRPGLTYRQLAEQLPAYVADLGFTHVELLPVAEHPFGGSWGYQVTGFYAPTARLGTPDDFKYLVDALHRAGVGVLMDWVPAHFPRDDWALAEFDGRPLYEHEDPLRAAHPDWGTLEFDYGRREVRNFLVANAVYWCEEFHIDGLRVDAVASMLYLDYSREEGQWSPNEFGGRENLDAVAFLQEMNATVYRRVPGVVTIAEESTAWEGVTRATHDNGLGFGLKWNMGWMHDSLGYVQHEPVHRRFHHHEMTFSMVYAYSENYVLPISHDEVVHGKGSLVSKMPGDWWQQRATERAYLGFMWAHPGKQLLFMGQEFAQGAEWSETHGPDWWLLDPAYGAEPDHRGMRDLVRDLNTVYRHEPALWERDTDPSGFAWVTGDAVEDNVFAFLRHAADGTPLLAVSNFSPVVRHDYRLGVPDDIPAWHETLNTDGARYGGSDVTNPHPVKPEPQGRHGRPASIRLTLPPLSTLWLRPA from the coding sequence GCGAAGAAGACCGGTGCGAAGAAGGCGGCTGCCGCGAAGAAGACGGCTGGGAAGAAGGCCACGCCGGCGGCGAAGGCGACGGCCGCGAAGGGGGCGGTGACGAAGAAGACCGGGAAGGGGAAGGCGACCGCCAAGAAGGCCGTGGCCGACAAGGCCGCCGCCAAAGCGACCGTTCCCCAGCAGGCCGTTCCCAAGCAGGCCGTGTCCAAGAGGGCCGTGTCCAAGAAGGCCGTGCCCAGGAAAGCCGTGGTCAAGGCGGCCCTCGACATCCCCGAAGCGCCCGTCTCCCCCGCCGTCGCCCCCGACGACCGCGACCGGCTCCTGTCCGGCACGCACCACGCCCCGCACTCCGTGCTCGGCGCGCATCCCGTGCCCGGCGGGGTCGCCTTCCGCGTGCTGCGCCCGTACGCGCTGTCCGTCACCGTCGTCACCGACGACTTGCGCACCGAGCTGCACGACGACGGCGCCGGCTTCTTCACCGGCCTGCTGCCGCTGCGCGCCGTACCGGACTACCGGCTGCACGTGGCCTACGAGGGCACGGTCCACGAGACCGAGGACGCCTACCGCTTCCTGCCCGCGCTCGGCGAGCTGGACCTGCACCTCATCAACGAGGGCCGGCACGAGGAGCTGTGGACGGCGCTCGGCGCCGAACCGATGACGCACCAGGGCGTGCCCGGCACCCGCTTCACCGTCTGGGCGCCGAACGCGCGCGGCGTCCGACTGGCCGGCACCTTCAACTTCTGGGACGCCACCGCCTTCCCCCTGCGCTCGCTGGGCTCCTCCGGCGTGTGGGAGCTGTTCGTGCCCGGCGTCGGCGAGGGCGAGCTGTACAAGTTCGAGATCACCCGCCCCGACGGCTCGAAGACCCTGCGCGCCGACCCCGTGGCCCGCCGCACCGAGGCCCCGCCCAGGACCTCGTCGATCGTGCACGCGTCGCACTACGCGTGGGCGGACGAGGCGTGGATGGCCGCGCGCGGCGAGCGTCCCGTGCACGAGTCGCCGTTCTCCGTGTACGAGGTCCACCTGCCGTCCTGGCGGCCAGGACTGACGTACCGTCAACTCGCCGAACAGCTCCCCGCCTACGTCGCCGACCTGGGCTTCACCCACGTCGAGTTGCTGCCCGTCGCGGAGCACCCCTTCGGCGGCTCCTGGGGTTACCAGGTCACCGGCTTCTACGCCCCCACCGCCCGCCTGGGCACCCCCGACGACTTCAAATACCTCGTCGACGCCCTGCACCGGGCCGGCGTCGGCGTCCTGATGGACTGGGTGCCCGCCCATTTCCCCCGCGACGACTGGGCCCTGGCCGAATTCGACGGGCGGCCGCTCTACGAGCACGAGGATCCGCTGCGGGCCGCGCACCCCGACTGGGGGACGTTGGAGTTCGACTACGGACGCCGGGAAGTGCGCAATTTCCTCGTCGCCAACGCCGTGTACTGGTGCGAGGAATTCCATATCGACGGGCTGCGCGTGGACGCCGTCGCCTCGATGCTCTACCTGGACTACTCCCGCGAGGAAGGGCAGTGGAGCCCGAACGAGTTCGGCGGCCGGGAGAACCTGGACGCGGTCGCCTTCCTCCAGGAGATGAACGCCACCGTCTACCGGCGGGTGCCCGGCGTGGTCACGATCGCCGAGGAGTCCACCGCCTGGGAGGGCGTCACCCGCGCCACACATGACAACGGCCTCGGCTTCGGCCTGAAGTGGAACATGGGCTGGATGCACGACTCCCTCGGCTATGTGCAGCACGAGCCCGTGCACCGCAGGTTCCACCACCACGAGATGACCTTCTCCATGGTGTACGCCTACAGCGAGAACTACGTCCTGCCCATCTCCCACGACGAAGTCGTGCACGGCAAAGGCTCACTGGTGTCGAAGATGCCGGGCGACTGGTGGCAGCAGCGGGCGACCGAGCGGGCCTATCTCGGCTTCATGTGGGCCCATCCGGGCAAGCAACTCCTCTTCATGGGTCAGGAGTTCGCCCAGGGCGCGGAGTGGTCCGAGACCCACGGGCCCGACTGGTGGCTGCTCGATCCGGCGTACGGTGCCGAGCCCGACCACCGGGGCATGCGGGATCTGGTGCGGGACCTGAACACCGTCTACCGTCACGAACCCGCTCTGTGGGAGCGCGACACGGACCCGTCCGGCTTCGCCTGGGTCACCGGCGACGCCGTCGAGGACAACGTCTTCGCCTTCCTGCGCCACGCCGCCGACGGCACCCCGCTCCTCGCCGTCAGCAACTTCTCCCCGGTCGTCCGCCACGACTACCGCCTCGGTGTCCCCGACGACATCCCCGCCTGGCACGAGACGCTCAACACCGACGGCGCCCGCTACGGCGGCAGCGACGTCACCAACCCGCACCCGGTGAAGCCCGAACCGCAGGGCCGCCACGGCCGCCCGGCGAGCATCCGGCTGACCCTGCCCCCGCTCTCCACGCTCTGGCTGCGACCGGCCTAA
- a CDS encoding cytochrome P450, whose product MEAQPYATAPAGSPRLESLRVEPLLTSEFDADPAGVYERLRRTYGPVAPVGLMGVPVWLVLDYHEVLEVLRDDSQWRRDIRYWRARAQGQLPRDWPLLAGYEVRQTMFLDGDEHHAARLTHHSALRPFQDGHSPQGWELRAAVARYADELIALLAAESGSAGYADLGAQYTRPLLLMVTGKLFGCPVGLGDELVMDLWRMLDGGPDAGPATDRAAAVMTRLAAHRRQRPGDDLTSYLLLADPGMTDEQLGRELLMNAVYLNDITGNMVMNTLLEVLRGNATVRRSVSDGHLGETFHRVALVNPPVANMCFRFAAGDVRLGAFWIRAGDVVSPSAAAAHQDLLTIGTSPLGDATASTRAHLGWGAGQHQCPGAARELAGMIVTTAVGRIFDHFTKAELTLPADQLPWRSGPVVRGLRLLPVRYELRGTPSESHPVPPPRHDGEAPDTAPTADHRSRGLLSALRRLMTGTGRAG is encoded by the coding sequence ATGGAAGCCCAGCCCTACGCGACCGCCCCGGCCGGCAGCCCCAGGCTCGAGTCACTGCGCGTGGAACCTCTGCTGACATCGGAGTTCGACGCCGACCCGGCCGGCGTGTACGAGCGGCTGCGGCGGACGTACGGCCCGGTCGCGCCGGTCGGCCTGATGGGCGTGCCCGTCTGGCTGGTCCTCGACTACCACGAGGTCCTGGAGGTGCTGCGCGACGACAGCCAGTGGCGGCGCGACATCCGGTACTGGCGGGCGCGCGCACAGGGGCAACTGCCGCGCGACTGGCCCCTGCTCGCGGGCTACGAGGTGCGGCAGACCATGTTCCTGGACGGCGACGAGCACCACGCGGCCCGGCTGACCCACCACTCGGCCCTGCGCCCCTTCCAGGACGGGCACAGCCCGCAGGGGTGGGAACTGCGGGCGGCCGTCGCCCGGTACGCGGACGAACTCATCGCCCTGCTGGCCGCCGAATCGGGCTCCGCCGGGTACGCCGATCTGGGCGCGCAGTACACCAGACCGCTGCTGCTGATGGTCACCGGCAAGCTGTTCGGCTGTCCGGTGGGACTCGGCGACGAGCTGGTCATGGACCTGTGGCGGATGCTCGACGGCGGCCCGGACGCGGGCCCCGCCACCGACCGCGCGGCCGCTGTCATGACCCGGCTCGCCGCCCACCGCAGACAGCGCCCCGGCGACGACCTCACCTCGTACCTGCTCCTCGCCGACCCGGGCATGACCGACGAGCAGCTCGGCCGCGAGCTGTTGATGAACGCCGTCTACCTCAACGACATCACCGGCAACATGGTCATGAACACCCTGCTGGAGGTGCTGCGCGGCAACGCCACCGTCCGCCGCAGCGTGTCGGACGGGCACCTCGGCGAGACCTTCCACCGCGTGGCGCTGGTCAACCCGCCGGTGGCCAACATGTGCTTCCGCTTCGCCGCCGGGGACGTGCGCCTCGGCGCCTTCTGGATCAGGGCGGGCGACGTCGTCTCCCCGTCAGCCGCGGCCGCCCACCAGGACCTGCTGACGATCGGCACCTCCCCCCTCGGTGACGCCACCGCGAGCACCCGCGCCCATCTGGGCTGGGGAGCGGGACAGCACCAGTGCCCCGGCGCGGCCCGCGAGCTGGCGGGCATGATCGTGACCACGGCGGTGGGCCGGATCTTCGACCACTTCACCAAGGCCGAACTCACCCTTCCGGCCGACCAGTTGCCCTGGCGCTCCGGCCCGGTCGTACGAGGTCTGCGGCTGCTCCCGGTCCGCTACGAGCTGAGGGGGACGCCGTCGGAGTCCCACCCCGTGCCGCCGCCCCGGCACGACGGCGAGGCACCGGACACCGCGCCCACCGCCGACCACCGCTCCAGAGGCCTGCTGTCGGCGCTGCGCCGGCTGATGACCGGTACGGGAAGGGCGGGTTAG
- a CDS encoding HelD family protein, with product MSNSGSNTEGSTAGAVFTDDELRLEQEFIDGLYARVDALRGVTEVSVTDALAQGNTPMQARLERDVLVAERSGLLAALNAVDESLCFGRIDLTSGVSHHIGRIGIRADDTEHTPILIDWRAQVARPFYLATGHTPMGLRRRRHLTTDGRRVTDLHDELLDLGDATRTGHEDPTGDAVLLAALNSARTGRMSDIVQTIQAEQDRIIRAPHRGVLVVEGGPGTGKTAVALHRAAFLLYEYRELLAKRAVLIVGPNPAFLGYIGEVLPSLGETGVLLATVGELFPGVKATAADNPRASAVKGRAEMAEVLAEVVRDRQALPDPVITIEHDRDVLMLDDGLVRVARDRTREAKLPHNVAREYFEGHILNTLTDMVAERIGTDPFDGSNLLDAADITQIRDELAENREVWSAIDRLWPRLTPQRLVADFLAEPEGYVSAEDAAAIRRPVTRAWTTADVPLLDEAAELLGEDDRLARALADRERNTQVAYAQGVLDVSYASRTYEFEDKDEEDSEVLSAHHIIDAERFAERHEEEDHRSAAERAAADRTWAFGHIIVDEAQELSPMAWRLLMRRSPTRSMTLVGDPAQTAEAAGVGSWEEILAPYVQDRFDHTRLAVNYRTPSEIMDMAAAVVRAERPGFEPPSSVRSTGVRPWVRATDDLPSAVAEAVAELTPAEGRLAVIAPRELHRKLAARLDGVTAGAEPDLTHTVVLLDPRQSKGLEFDSVLVVEPARYGTSDLYVALTRATQRLGVLHTGELPKALADGEPHPADGTPAPGITKR from the coding sequence TTGTCAAACAGCGGCTCTAACACAGAAGGCAGCACGGCCGGCGCGGTATTTACCGACGATGAATTGCGGCTTGAGCAGGAATTCATCGACGGACTGTACGCGCGCGTGGACGCCCTGCGCGGTGTCACCGAGGTCTCCGTCACGGACGCGCTCGCGCAGGGCAACACGCCCATGCAGGCCAGGCTGGAACGGGACGTCCTCGTCGCCGAGCGCTCGGGGCTGCTCGCCGCGCTGAACGCGGTCGACGAATCGCTCTGCTTCGGCCGGATCGACCTCACCTCGGGGGTCAGCCACCACATCGGCCGCATCGGCATCCGCGCCGACGACACCGAGCACACCCCGATCCTGATCGACTGGCGGGCCCAGGTCGCCCGCCCCTTCTACCTCGCCACCGGGCACACCCCGATGGGCCTGCGCCGCCGCCGGCACCTCACCACCGACGGGCGCCGGGTCACCGACCTGCACGACGAGCTCCTCGACCTCGGCGACGCCACGAGGACCGGCCACGAGGACCCGACGGGCGACGCCGTGCTGCTCGCCGCGCTCAACTCGGCCCGCACCGGCCGGATGAGCGACATCGTGCAGACCATCCAGGCCGAGCAGGACCGGATCATCCGTGCGCCGCACCGCGGGGTGCTGGTCGTGGAGGGCGGCCCGGGCACCGGCAAGACGGCCGTCGCCCTGCACCGGGCCGCCTTTCTCCTCTACGAGTACCGGGAGCTGCTCGCCAAGCGAGCCGTCCTCATCGTCGGCCCCAACCCCGCCTTCCTCGGCTACATCGGCGAGGTGCTGCCCTCGCTAGGCGAGACGGGCGTGCTCCTGGCGACGGTCGGCGAGCTGTTCCCCGGTGTGAAGGCGACGGCGGCCGACAATCCGCGGGCGTCCGCGGTCAAGGGCCGCGCCGAGATGGCGGAGGTGCTCGCCGAGGTCGTACGCGACCGGCAGGCGCTGCCCGACCCGGTGATCACCATCGAGCACGACCGGGACGTGCTGATGCTCGACGACGGTCTGGTGCGCGTCGCCCGCGACCGCACGCGCGAGGCGAAGCTGCCGCACAACGTGGCCCGCGAGTACTTCGAGGGCCACATCCTCAACACGCTCACCGACATGGTGGCCGAGCGGATCGGCACGGACCCCTTCGACGGCTCCAACCTGCTGGACGCCGCCGACATCACCCAGATCCGGGACGAGCTGGCCGAGAACCGCGAAGTCTGGTCGGCCATCGACCGGTTGTGGCCGAGGCTGACTCCGCAGCGGCTGGTCGCGGACTTCCTCGCCGAGCCCGAGGGGTATGTGTCCGCCGAGGACGCGGCCGCGATCCGCCGTCCGGTCACCCGGGCGTGGACCACGGCGGACGTACCGCTCCTCGACGAGGCGGCCGAACTGCTCGGCGAGGACGACCGGCTGGCCCGCGCCCTCGCCGACCGCGAACGGAACACCCAGGTCGCGTACGCGCAGGGCGTGCTGGACGTGTCGTACGCCTCGCGTACATATGAGTTCGAGGACAAGGACGAGGAGGACTCCGAGGTTCTGTCCGCGCACCACATCATCGACGCCGAGCGGTTCGCCGAGCGGCACGAGGAGGAGGACCACCGCAGCGCCGCCGAGCGCGCGGCGGCCGACCGCACCTGGGCGTTCGGCCACATCATCGTCGACGAGGCGCAGGAACTGTCGCCGATGGCGTGGCGGCTGCTGATGCGGCGCAGCCCGACCCGCTCGATGACCCTGGTCGGCGACCCGGCGCAGACCGCCGAGGCGGCGGGCGTCGGCTCGTGGGAGGAGATCCTCGCCCCCTACGTCCAGGACCGCTTCGACCACACGCGCCTCGCCGTCAACTACCGCACGCCGTCCGAGATCATGGACATGGCGGCGGCCGTGGTCCGGGCCGAGCGGCCCGGCTTCGAGCCGCCGAGTTCCGTGCGGTCGACGGGCGTACGGCCCTGGGTGCGCGCCACCGACGACCTGCCCAGTGCCGTCGCCGAGGCGGTCGCCGAGCTGACCCCGGCGGAGGGGCGGCTCGCGGTGATCGCACCGCGCGAGCTGCACCGGAAGCTGGCGGCACGCCTCGACGGCGTCACGGCGGGCGCCGAGCCCGATCTGACCCACACGGTCGTCCTCCTCGATCCGCGCCAGTCCAAGGGCCTGGAGTTCGACTCGGTGCTCGTGGTCGAGCCGGCCCGCTACGGCACCAGCGACCTGTACGTCGCGCTGACCCGCGCCACCCAGCGGCTGGGTGTGCTGCACACGGGCGAGCTGCCGAAGGCGTTGGCGGACGGGGAGCCGCACCCGGCCGACGGCACACCCGCCCCGGGTATTACCAAGCGGTAA
- a CDS encoding thioredoxin family protein: MTEVTDADFEAEVIGADLPVLVEFTADWCPPCRQMGPVLSSLAFEEGDRLKVVQLDVDTNPETTNAYKVLSMPTFMVFRGGEPVKSMVGARPKRRLLEELADVL, encoded by the coding sequence GTGACCGAAGTGACGGATGCGGACTTCGAGGCGGAGGTGATCGGCGCGGACCTGCCCGTGCTGGTGGAGTTCACGGCGGACTGGTGCCCGCCGTGCCGGCAGATGGGGCCGGTTCTCAGCTCCCTCGCCTTCGAGGAGGGCGACCGGCTCAAGGTGGTCCAGCTGGACGTGGACACGAACCCGGAGACGACGAACGCGTACAAGGTGCTGTCGATGCCCACCTTCATGGTGTTCCGGGGCGGTGAGCCCGTGAAGTCGATGGTGGGGGCCCGGCCCAAGCGGCGGCTGCTGGAGGAGCTGGCCGACGTGCTGTAA
- a CDS encoding MerR family transcriptional regulator: MRIGELATRAGTTTRTLRYYESRGLLPARRGSNGYRTYDEDDLKLLRQIRTLQDFGFDLEETRPFVECLRAGHPEGDSCPASLAVYRRKLGELDALIGELQAVRAQVGDQLARAELARDELAAEAGVPGGPEPVCELGGQTR; this comes from the coding sequence ATGCGAATCGGCGAGCTGGCGACGCGGGCCGGGACCACCACGCGCACCCTGCGCTACTACGAGTCGCGGGGACTGCTGCCCGCGCGGCGGGGCAGCAACGGCTACCGCACGTACGACGAGGACGACCTGAAGCTGCTGCGGCAGATCAGGACGCTCCAGGACTTCGGGTTCGACCTGGAGGAGACGCGGCCCTTCGTGGAGTGTCTGCGGGCCGGCCACCCGGAGGGCGACTCGTGCCCGGCGTCGCTCGCGGTGTACCGGCGCAAGCTCGGCGAACTCGACGCGCTGATCGGCGAGTTGCAGGCCGTGCGGGCGCAGGTCGGCGACCAGCTGGCGCGGGCCGAGCTGGCCCGCGACGAGCTGGCGGCCGAGGCGGGGGTTCCGGGCGGTCCGGAGCCCGTGTGCGAACTGGGAGGGCAGACGCGGTGA
- a CDS encoding Lrp/AsnC family transcriptional regulator, producing MAFDALDRQILELLQSDGRIRLSELGRRVRLSPAAVAERVRRLEAAGAITGYGAHVSPARLGYGVRAFIRVNPHAGYSLRHPRTLELLARPEITEVHHVVGEDCWILKVAVADTLHLEEILEQTSALGRTTTSIVLSSPVERKPLLPPH from the coding sequence GTGGCCTTCGACGCCCTCGACCGGCAGATCCTGGAGCTCCTTCAGAGCGACGGCCGGATCAGGCTCAGCGAGCTGGGGCGGAGGGTGCGGCTGAGCCCGGCGGCCGTCGCGGAGCGGGTGCGGCGGCTCGAGGCGGCGGGCGCGATCACCGGGTACGGCGCCCATGTCTCGCCGGCCCGGCTCGGCTACGGCGTCCGGGCCTTCATCCGCGTGAACCCGCACGCCGGGTACAGCCTCAGGCACCCCCGGACTCTGGAACTGCTGGCCCGCCCCGAGATCACCGAGGTGCACCACGTCGTCGGCGAGGACTGCTGGATCCTCAAGGTCGCCGTAGCGGACACCCTCCACCTGGAGGAGATCCTCGAACAGACCTCGGCGCTGGGCCGCACGACCACGTCGATCGTGCTCTCCTCCCCGGTGGAGCGGAAGCCGCTGCTGCCGCCGCACTGA
- a CDS encoding SDR family oxidoreductase, producing MREVCVIGGNRYFGKRLIARLMAAGDRVTVINRGSSAPPPGTIHLVADRNEERSLESALGSRTFDVVVDQVCYTPRQAAIARRVFAGRTRRYLMTSTVEVYEYEDSPAPVREDALDPRTVAVDLDLPWDDPQFLDSNYGEGKRQAEAVLAADPAFPYAAVRVAHVLGGDDDFTGRLAHYAERMRTGEPIAVPAVNHPATYIHVAEIADFLAWAAGADFGGPVNAASHGPLTTEELCAAVAAHIPGGTAVFREVEVGEVSPFSFARSYAMDNSRAERLGFTFGDASEWLHRAVAETLGR from the coding sequence GTGCGTGAAGTGTGCGTCATTGGCGGGAACCGGTATTTCGGGAAGCGGCTCATCGCCCGGCTGATGGCCGCCGGAGACCGCGTCACCGTCATCAACCGCGGTTCGTCGGCACCGCCGCCCGGCACCATTCATCTCGTCGCCGACCGCAATGAGGAGAGATCCCTGGAAAGCGCGCTGGGCTCGCGCACCTTCGACGTCGTCGTCGACCAGGTCTGCTACACCCCGCGCCAGGCGGCGATCGCCCGCCGCGTCTTCGCCGGCCGCACCCGGAGGTATCTGATGACGTCGACGGTCGAGGTGTACGAGTACGAGGACTCCCCCGCGCCGGTGCGCGAGGACGCCCTCGACCCGCGTACGGTCGCCGTCGACCTCGACCTCCCCTGGGACGACCCGCAGTTCCTCGACAGCAACTACGGCGAGGGCAAGCGTCAGGCCGAGGCGGTCCTCGCGGCGGACCCCGCCTTCCCGTACGCCGCCGTACGCGTCGCCCATGTGCTGGGCGGCGACGACGACTTCACGGGCCGTCTCGCCCACTACGCCGAGCGGATGCGCACCGGCGAGCCCATCGCCGTCCCCGCCGTGAACCACCCGGCGACCTACATCCATGTGGCGGAGATCGCCGACTTCCTCGCCTGGGCGGCGGGCGCCGACTTCGGCGGGCCGGTCAACGCGGCGTCCCACGGACCGCTCACCACCGAGGAACTGTGCGCGGCGGTGGCCGCGCACATACCGGGCGGGACGGCCGTGTTCCGGGAGGTGGAGGTCGGCGAGGTCTCCCCCTTCTCCTTCGCCCGCTCCTACGCGATGGACAACTCCCGGGCCGAGCGTCTCGGCTTCACCTTCGGCGACGCGAGTGAATGGCTGCACCGGGCCGTCGCCGAGACGCTCGGCAGATAG
- the prcB gene encoding proteasome subunit beta yields MAQRDTGGRLGAEFFTPGDSSFTAFLAAHRPALLSTRGLLPDGVRAAPDRVPHGTTVLALAYRDGVLIAGDRRATMGNLIAQRDLEKVHPADDYTAVAFAGTVGLALDMVKLYQVELAHFEKVEGVPMTLRAKATRLAGMIRQNLGQAMQGLAVVPLLVGYDLAARAGEHGRIFSFDVTGGPYEKTDFHAEGSGSPYARGALKKLFHPGMSRREAALAALQALYDAADDDSATGGPDISRRIFPVVSVITEDGFERLPESETEDLSREMVEQRHTRPDGPTAAM; encoded by the coding sequence ATGGCACAGCGCGACACCGGTGGCCGGTTGGGGGCGGAGTTCTTCACCCCCGGGGACTCGTCCTTCACCGCGTTCCTGGCAGCCCACCGTCCGGCATTACTGAGCACCCGCGGCCTCCTCCCGGACGGCGTCCGGGCCGCGCCCGACCGTGTCCCGCACGGCACCACGGTCCTGGCCCTCGCCTACCGCGACGGCGTGCTGATCGCCGGCGACCGCAGGGCCACCATGGGGAACCTGATCGCACAGCGGGACCTGGAGAAGGTGCACCCCGCGGACGACTACACGGCGGTCGCGTTCGCCGGCACCGTGGGACTCGCGCTGGACATGGTGAAGCTCTACCAGGTCGAGCTGGCGCACTTCGAGAAGGTCGAGGGCGTCCCGATGACCCTCAGGGCGAAGGCGACCCGGCTGGCCGGCATGATCCGGCAGAACCTCGGCCAGGCCATGCAGGGCCTCGCCGTGGTCCCGCTGCTCGTCGGATACGACCTCGCGGCCCGCGCCGGCGAACACGGCCGCATCTTCAGCTTCGACGTCACCGGAGGCCCGTACGAGAAGACGGACTTCCACGCCGAGGGCTCCGGCTCCCCGTACGCCCGGGGCGCGTTGAAGAAGCTGTTCCATCCGGGCATGTCCCGGCGTGAGGCGGCCCTGGCCGCGCTCCAGGCGCTCTACGACGCGGCGGACGACGACTCGGCCACCGGCGGTCCGGACATCAGCCGCCGGATCTTCCCCGTGGTGTCCGTCATCACGGAGGACGGCTTCGAGCGGCTCCCGGAGTCCGAGACGGAGGACCTGAGCCGGGAGATGGTCGAACAGCGCCACACCCGCCCGGACGGGCCCACCGCCGCCATGTGA
- a CDS encoding MFS transporter produces MRLVMNEPVERMDRPYARRWWALLVLCLSLLIIVMANTALTVAAPDMTQDLGLSSADLQWVIDGYTVPYAALMLLLGAIGDKYSRRGALVLGLVVFGGGAVAGSLVDSATGVIAARAVMGVGAALIMPATLSLLAATFPRAERAKAITLWTATAGLAIAAGPLVAGALLQNHGWSSTFLINVPIAFVAVIGTFVLVPPSRAAHHHRIDYVGGLLSVVWIGSLVYMIIEGPHFGWGVKAVTAAVAAGVGFVLFIGWELRHPRPVLDVRRFAHRRFAGSNLAVALFFLAVFGAFYYLTQHLQFVLGYDALDTGVRMLPLAGAVFVGSALTGYLTPRVGMKITVTAGMVGGTAALALLTRVDAASSYGDFVLPLVILGLAIGLALSPCTDAIMGAFPEAELGVGGAVNDTSLELGGSLGIAILGSVLAGSYSSHLSDATTGSKLPASALSQAQDSVGAGYAVARGIGDKARHLGEQAAQAGSTEQAARLKVQSGQLADGARQMADAVGSAFADSVAHTSLVGAVVLGVGTVLVGVLLPRKEAAVREVEQEQEQEQEQEQEQGQGRKQEEEELVDSEAR; encoded by the coding sequence ATGCGTCTCGTCATGAACGAACCGGTCGAGAGGATGGACCGGCCCTACGCCCGGCGCTGGTGGGCACTGCTCGTGCTCTGCCTGAGTCTGCTGATCATCGTGATGGCGAACACCGCCCTCACGGTCGCGGCCCCCGACATGACCCAGGACCTCGGCTTGTCCAGCGCCGACCTCCAGTGGGTCATCGACGGCTACACCGTCCCGTACGCCGCGCTGATGCTGCTGCTCGGCGCGATCGGCGACAAGTACAGCCGCCGGGGCGCGCTCGTGCTCGGGCTCGTCGTCTTCGGCGGCGGAGCGGTCGCGGGCTCGCTCGTCGACAGCGCCACCGGGGTCATCGCGGCCCGGGCCGTCATGGGCGTCGGCGCCGCGCTGATCATGCCCGCCACGCTCTCCCTGCTCGCCGCGACCTTCCCGCGCGCCGAACGGGCGAAGGCGATCACCCTGTGGACCGCCACGGCGGGCCTCGCGATCGCGGCGGGCCCGCTGGTCGCGGGCGCGCTGCTCCAGAACCACGGCTGGTCGTCCACGTTCCTCATCAACGTGCCCATCGCCTTCGTGGCCGTCATCGGTACGTTCGTCCTCGTGCCGCCGTCCAGGGCCGCCCACCACCACCGCATCGACTACGTCGGCGGACTGCTGTCCGTCGTCTGGATCGGCTCGCTGGTCTACATGATCATCGAGGGGCCGCACTTCGGCTGGGGCGTCAAGGCGGTCACGGCCGCGGTCGCCGCGGGCGTCGGCTTCGTCCTCTTCATCGGCTGGGAGCTGCGTCACCCGCGCCCCGTCCTGGACGTACGCCGTTTCGCGCACCGCCGCTTCGCGGGCTCCAACCTCGCCGTCGCCCTCTTCTTCCTGGCGGTGTTCGGCGCCTTCTACTACCTCACCCAGCACCTCCAGTTCGTCCTCGGATACGACGCCCTGGACACCGGGGTGCGCATGCTGCCGCTCGCCGGGGCCGTGTTCGTCGGCTCGGCGCTGACCGGCTACCTCACCCCGCGCGTCGGCATGAAGATCACGGTGACGGCGGGCATGGTGGGCGGCACGGCCGCGCTCGCGCTGCTCACCCGGGTCGACGCGGCATCGTCGTACGGCGACTTCGTCCTCCCCCTCGTCATCTTGGGCCTCGCGATCGGGCTCGCGCTGTCGCCCTGCACGGACGCGATCATGGGGGCGTTCCCGGAGGCCGAGCTGGGGGTGGGCGGCGCCGTCAACGACACCTCGCTGGAGCTGGGCGGCTCGCTCGGCATCGCCATCCTCGGGTCCGTCCTGGCCGGTTCGTACTCCTCGCACCTCTCGGACGCGACCACCGGCAGCAAGCTGCCCGCGAGCGCGCTGAGCCAGGCGCAGGACTCGGTCGGCGCCGGTTACGCGGTGGCGCGGGGCATCGGCGACAAGGCGCGACACCTCGGCGAGCAGGCGGCGCAGGCGGGGAGCACGGAACAGGCCGCGCGGTTGAAGGTGCAGTCGGGCCAACTCGCCGACGGCGCCCGGCAGATGGCGGACGCGGTCGGCTCCGCGTTCGCGGACTCGGTCGCCCACACCAGCCTGGTCGGCGCGGTGGTCCTGGGCGTGGGGACGGTACTGGTGGGAGTGCTGCTGCCGCGCAAGGAAGCCGCCGTGCGGGAGGTTGAGCAGGAGCAGGAGCAGGAGCAGGAGCAGGAGCAGGAGCAAGGGCAGGGGCGGAAGCAGGAGGAGGAAGAGCTGGTGGACAGCGAGGCTCGCTGA